One region of Desulfitobacterium chlororespirans DSM 11544 genomic DNA includes:
- a CDS encoding acetaldehyde dehydrogenase (acetylating) has product MLNFDYDLQSVQETRNLARQAKQAQAELAQFNSEQIDKIICNMVKIAEENAVSLAKLAVEETGFGKVEDKIFKNRFASSELYQFIKPMQTIGVIREDKINKVMEIAEPVGLLMGIVPSTNPTSTTIYKSIIAIKSRNGIVFSPHPSALKCTLQAAKLMNDAAVAAGAPANIIGCIAKPSMNATNELMKCDEVAMIIATGGSAMVKAAYSAGKPALGVGPGNVPAYIERTADIPKAVRNIITSKTFDNGTICASEQSVVVEECIRNQVMEEFKRHGGYFMTPEETEKVGRKLFNRGHAMNAKMVGRSAADIAAGAGISIPPGTKVLLGEQQGVGEGYPLSYEKLTTVLAFYTVKDWHEACDLCIKLLNNGGVGHSLSIHTENPEMAIKFAEKPVFRILVNTPSTHGGVGVSTGLAPAFTLGCGTWGGSATSDNVTPMHLINIKRIAYGIKDVTENGNSSYAACDAQQGGSGAAVSEDRIQALVNEVMSLLKQRGDC; this is encoded by the coding sequence GTGCTAAACTTTGATTATGATTTACAATCTGTGCAGGAGACCAGAAATCTTGCCCGTCAGGCCAAACAGGCCCAGGCTGAACTGGCACAATTCAATAGCGAGCAGATTGATAAAATCATTTGCAATATGGTGAAAATAGCGGAGGAAAATGCTGTTTCTCTGGCAAAGTTAGCGGTGGAAGAAACAGGGTTTGGCAAAGTAGAGGATAAGATTTTTAAGAATCGCTTTGCCTCCTCAGAACTCTATCAATTTATCAAACCGATGCAGACTATCGGGGTTATTAGGGAAGACAAGATCAATAAGGTCATGGAGATTGCGGAACCGGTGGGATTGCTGATGGGGATTGTCCCCTCCACCAACCCCACCTCCACCACCATCTACAAATCGATTATTGCCATTAAATCACGTAACGGAATTGTTTTCTCCCCCCATCCATCGGCCTTGAAGTGCACACTGCAAGCCGCTAAGTTGATGAACGATGCGGCAGTGGCGGCGGGTGCTCCGGCCAATATCATCGGCTGCATTGCCAAGCCATCCATGAATGCAACCAATGAACTCATGAAATGTGACGAAGTGGCCATGATTATTGCCACGGGCGGTTCGGCCATGGTCAAGGCGGCCTATAGTGCAGGAAAACCGGCTTTGGGTGTAGGCCCGGGCAATGTTCCCGCCTATATTGAAAGAACGGCTGATATTCCCAAAGCCGTCAGAAATATTATCACCAGCAAAACCTTCGATAATGGCACTATCTGTGCTTCCGAGCAATCGGTAGTGGTTGAAGAATGCATTCGCAACCAGGTTATGGAGGAGTTCAAACGTCATGGCGGCTACTTCATGACCCCGGAGGAAACTGAGAAAGTGGGCCGTAAACTGTTTAACAGGGGCCATGCGATGAATGCCAAAATGGTGGGAAGATCGGCTGCAGATATCGCAGCCGGCGCCGGGATTTCCATTCCCCCGGGGACAAAAGTGCTGTTGGGAGAGCAACAGGGAGTCGGTGAGGGCTATCCACTTTCTTATGAGAAGCTGACCACGGTGCTGGCCTTCTATACCGTCAAAGATTGGCATGAAGCCTGCGATCTATGTATTAAACTGCTTAATAATGGCGGGGTGGGCCACAGCCTTTCCATTCATACGGAAAATCCGGAAATGGCCATCAAGTTTGCGGAAAAACCTGTGTTCAGAATTTTGGTCAATACACCATCCACCCATGGCGGTGTAGGAGTAAGTACAGGACTGGCGCCCGCCTTTACCTTAGGCTGCGGTACTTGGGGCGGAAGCGCAACCTCAGACAATGTAACCCCTATGCACTTGATCAATATTAAACGGATTGCCTATGGCATCAAAGATGTCACAGAGAATGGGAATTCCTCCTATGCAGCCTGTGACGCACAACAGGGCGGTTCCGGTGCCGCCGTCAGTGAAGACCGGATTCAGGCCCTGGTCAATGAAGTCATGTCGCTGTTGAAACAAAGGGGTGACTGCTAA
- a CDS encoding BMC domain-containing protein, with protein MQALGLIETRGLLPAIECADVMLKTAQVELVGRDFVGGGLVTISVTGDVGAVKAAVEAGAVAVEKISPLLLVSQHVIPRPHQEIEGMISPSPAAKQAPPVSQPEKVKDLPGFDQTTNKQTIDDFVQEFGLEPCVDALKSLPVLKLRNLAREYKGLAIAGRAISKANKEDLIQQLKEYYNRKHE; from the coding sequence ATGCAGGCTCTTGGCCTTATTGAGACACGAGGACTCCTCCCTGCTATCGAATGTGCAGATGTCATGCTCAAAACGGCACAGGTTGAACTTGTGGGAAGGGATTTTGTCGGCGGTGGTCTGGTGACCATCTCGGTAACCGGGGATGTGGGAGCTGTGAAAGCAGCTGTGGAAGCAGGCGCTGTCGCGGTGGAAAAGATCAGCCCTTTGCTGCTGGTTTCACAGCATGTCATTCCCAGACCCCATCAGGAAATCGAAGGAATGATCAGCCCCAGCCCCGCTGCAAAGCAGGCACCCCCTGTGTCGCAACCGGAAAAAGTCAAGGACCTTCCGGGGTTTGATCAAACAACCAATAAACAGACAATAGATGATTTTGTGCAAGAGTTTGGCCTTGAACCATGCGTGGATGCCCTGAAATCTCTCCCCGTCCTAAAACTCCGCAATCTGGCCAGAGAATACAAAGGACTTGCCATAGCAGGAAGAGCCATATCCAAAGCAAATAAAGAAGATCTTATCCAGCAACTCAAGGAGTATTACAACCGAAAACATGAATGA
- a CDS encoding cupin domain-containing protein, with protein MKKLICADDVKSAAEKGQKEFCVAGGTIVTPSARDLAKELGVEFVFAAAAAQNQECKFSDLQQTGKREAEFDRDMIYQTIKMVLTNHLLTGVAAPAAKPPFMTEGEPQSGLKIVRGRTVNYEDLDTGKPGTKAAYREVIGKDESQMSAGFLTIEKSSFDRTLSCEEIGIVLEGCLGITINGETFEACQGDVLHVPKGARVTWRASGYAKIFSITCPANRA; from the coding sequence TTGAAGAAACTCATTTGTGCTGACGATGTCAAGTCAGCAGCAGAAAAAGGCCAAAAAGAATTCTGCGTGGCAGGGGGAACGATTGTTACTCCTTCAGCCAGGGACCTGGCTAAAGAATTGGGTGTGGAATTCGTTTTCGCCGCAGCTGCTGCCCAAAATCAAGAGTGCAAATTCAGTGATCTGCAGCAAACTGGGAAGCGGGAAGCAGAGTTTGACAGGGATATGATCTATCAAACCATCAAAATGGTCTTAACCAATCACCTTTTGACAGGTGTCGCGGCCCCCGCAGCTAAACCGCCCTTTATGACCGAGGGTGAGCCTCAAAGCGGGCTGAAAATTGTCCGTGGCAGGACGGTAAATTATGAGGACTTGGACACCGGGAAACCGGGTACCAAGGCAGCCTATCGTGAGGTCATCGGCAAAGACGAGTCTCAAATGAGTGCAGGTTTTTTGACCATTGAAAAATCCAGCTTTGACCGCACCTTGAGCTGTGAAGAAATTGGTATTGTTTTGGAAGGATGCTTGGGGATCACCATCAATGGTGAAACCTTTGAAGCCTGCCAAGGAGATGTACTGCATGTGCCGAAAGGCGCGCGGGTGACCTGGAGGGCTTCCGGGTATGCCAAAATCTTCTCTATTACCTGCCCAGCAAACCGGGCCTGA
- a CDS encoding BMC domain-containing protein: protein MYRAIGMIELTSVARGIYATDQMLKTAYVDVVSATPVCPGKYIAIVQGDVAAVESSISTGMAISGEYLVDSFILPNVHEGIFPAITATTMPDGTGALGIMESFSMASMITAADAALKAADVQALELRLGSGLGGKAYFTFTGDVAAVEAGIEAGKAIAMEKGLLVDIEVIPSPSDRLWTSLY, encoded by the coding sequence ATGTATAGAGCAATAGGTATGATTGAGCTTACCAGTGTGGCCAGGGGAATCTATGCCACCGACCAGATGCTTAAAACAGCGTACGTTGATGTGGTCAGTGCAACCCCTGTCTGTCCGGGCAAATATATTGCTATCGTGCAAGGAGATGTGGCGGCCGTCGAAAGTTCGATCAGCACAGGGATGGCCATTTCCGGGGAATATTTAGTGGACAGCTTTATCCTGCCCAATGTCCATGAAGGAATCTTCCCGGCGATCACGGCCACGACCATGCCGGATGGAACCGGGGCACTGGGAATTATGGAATCCTTCTCCATGGCCTCCATGATCACGGCCGCTGATGCGGCACTCAAAGCTGCCGATGTTCAGGCTCTGGAGCTGCGCCTGGGCAGCGGACTGGGCGGCAAAGCGTACTTTACTTTTACCGGGGATGTGGCCGCTGTGGAAGCAGGCATTGAAGCAGGGAAGGCTATCGCTATGGAAAAAGGCCTCCTTGTGGATATTGAGGTCATTCCTTCCCCGTCCGATAGATTGTGGACGTCCCTATATTAA
- a CDS encoding 4Fe-4S dicluster domain-containing protein, with amino-acid sequence MDLLNRVKDAGVIGAGGAGFPTHAKLAAKAEYILLNGAECEPLLRVDQQLMAEFSEEIIKGLEAAGRYIEARKAVIGIKGKHKTIVKLLREKIVALGLKDYMEVMELRDIYPAGDEQVLVYELTKRVVPEASIPLKVGCVVINSETALNIFYALSGKPVTETYVTLAGDIPNRLTVKVPVGMPIRELFRQCGLENEEDYGVIDGGPMMGSVLEGIDGYVTKKSKGFILLKKDHFLIRKKSVKINQGRVITKTACEQCRMCTDLCPRYLLGHDMQPHKVMRALSYDLQDVKELQIAQLCCECNACELFSCPANLHPKTVNIFYKQKLAEQGIRYQPTQVEFQPRSAREYRLIPSKRLVVKIGLTTFDQPAPLTDLQFKPEYLEIGLRQHIGAPAQPIVTVGQHVEVGQMIGKIPENSLGAPVHASMAGTVVEIKDNSIVVKVG; translated from the coding sequence TTGGATCTGCTGAATAGGGTTAAGGATGCCGGGGTCATCGGGGCAGGGGGAGCTGGGTTTCCAACCCACGCCAAACTGGCCGCGAAGGCAGAATATATCTTGTTGAACGGGGCTGAATGTGAACCGCTGCTGCGGGTGGATCAGCAATTGATGGCAGAGTTCAGTGAAGAAATCATCAAAGGGCTGGAAGCAGCAGGGCGGTATATAGAAGCCCGCAAAGCGGTTATCGGCATCAAAGGAAAACACAAAACCATCGTCAAGCTTCTGCGTGAAAAAATCGTCGCTTTAGGGCTGAAAGATTATATGGAAGTGATGGAATTACGGGATATCTACCCGGCCGGCGATGAGCAGGTTCTGGTCTACGAGCTGACCAAAAGGGTTGTTCCGGAAGCCTCCATCCCCCTCAAAGTAGGGTGTGTGGTGATCAACTCGGAAACGGCTTTGAATATTTTTTATGCCCTGTCAGGCAAGCCGGTCACCGAAACCTATGTCACCCTTGCCGGTGATATTCCCAACCGCTTAACGGTCAAAGTGCCGGTGGGCATGCCCATCCGGGAACTCTTCAGACAATGCGGACTGGAAAATGAGGAGGACTATGGGGTGATCGACGGTGGTCCCATGATGGGCTCCGTCCTGGAGGGGATCGACGGCTATGTCACCAAGAAAAGCAAGGGCTTTATCCTGCTTAAAAAGGATCATTTCCTCATCCGCAAAAAATCCGTCAAGATCAACCAGGGGCGGGTCATCACCAAAACAGCCTGTGAACAATGTCGGATGTGTACGGACCTATGTCCCCGTTATCTTTTGGGCCATGATATGCAGCCCCATAAAGTTATGCGTGCTTTAAGCTATGATCTTCAGGATGTGAAGGAATTGCAGATCGCCCAGTTATGCTGTGAATGCAACGCCTGCGAACTTTTCTCCTGTCCGGCCAATCTCCACCCGAAAACGGTGAATATTTTCTACAAACAAAAACTGGCGGAACAGGGGATTCGTTACCAGCCCACCCAGGTGGAGTTCCAGCCCCGCTCGGCGAGGGAGTACCGGCTGATACCCAGCAAACGCCTGGTGGTTAAAATAGGGTTAACCACCTTCGATCAACCGGCACCTTTGACCGACCTCCAGTTTAAGCCCGAGTATCTGGAAATCGGCTTGCGCCAGCATATCGGAGCACCGGCCCAGCCCATCGTCACCGTAGGCCAGCATGTAGAGGTGGGGCAGATGATCGGCAAAATACCGGAAAACAGTCTCGGAGCCCCGGTCCATGCCAGCATGGCCGGCACCGTTGTCGAGATTAAAGACAATTCTATTGTGGTAAAGGTGGGGTAG
- a CDS encoding EutN/CcmL family microcompartment protein translates to MIAAKVIDNIWATRKADSLRGLKFMLVEVLGGIDKGRLIIAADTISAGIGERVLVCTGSSARKMLGQDDIPIDAVIVGIIDEDCTF, encoded by the coding sequence ATGATAGCAGCAAAAGTAATTGATAATATCTGGGCAACACGGAAGGCCGATTCACTGAGAGGACTGAAATTCATGCTGGTGGAAGTTCTGGGTGGAATCGATAAAGGCCGTCTGATCATTGCCGCCGACACCATCAGCGCCGGTATCGGTGAACGGGTGCTGGTATGCACAGGCAGCTCCGCCCGCAAAATGCTGGGGCAGGACGATATACCCATTGATGCTGTCATTGTAGGAATCATCGATGAAGACTGTACGTTTTAG
- a CDS encoding BMC domain-containing protein, with translation MEYRIIKSPSQGTVDLLFRRKGSAPSVPLENYDAVGLVQGRMIDMVVAADIAEKAAGVFVEDIKGHCPQNLIMIAIFGDTASVEAAIKDIQYKMREIKVGENP, from the coding sequence ATGGAATACCGGATCATCAAATCTCCTTCCCAAGGGACGGTGGATCTCCTGTTTCGCCGTAAAGGTTCTGCACCAAGTGTTCCGCTGGAAAACTACGATGCCGTCGGCTTAGTTCAGGGGCGGATGATCGATATGGTGGTGGCTGCCGATATCGCTGAAAAAGCGGCGGGAGTTTTTGTGGAAGATATTAAAGGTCATTGCCCGCAAAACCTGATTATGATCGCCATTTTTGGCGATACAGCCTCGGTGGAAGCTGCTATTAAAGATATTCAATATAAAATGCGAGAAATCAAAGTAGGTGAGAACCCATGA
- the eutJ gene encoding ethanolamine utilization protein EutJ, with product MQNVNSAFEYCDQLVKDFEKVIEHPILSKSSVYYTGIDLGTAYIVLAVLDENYQPVAGAYRFANVVKDGMVVDYIGAIRIVKELKQELEEKLGTELIYAAAALPPGTMSLDSGVIKHVVQGAGFEITNLLDEPTAANAVLKIKDGAIVDIGGGTTGITILKDGKVIYVADEPTGGTHFSLVIAGAYKISFDEAENYKQNPKNHRELTPVVGPVIEKVSSILNRHLRDYQVETIYLVGGTCCLAGIETSIARQTGIPTYKPQNPMFVTPLGIALNCTQEIL from the coding sequence ATGCAAAACGTAAATTCGGCTTTTGAATACTGCGATCAACTGGTTAAGGATTTCGAAAAAGTGATTGAGCATCCCATCCTGAGCAAATCCTCCGTTTATTATACGGGAATTGATCTGGGAACGGCCTATATCGTACTGGCAGTTCTCGATGAGAATTATCAGCCGGTGGCCGGGGCCTATCGCTTTGCCAATGTGGTTAAAGATGGGATGGTGGTGGATTATATCGGCGCCATCCGCATCGTTAAGGAATTGAAGCAGGAGCTGGAAGAAAAGCTGGGCACGGAACTCATCTATGCCGCAGCCGCTCTGCCGCCGGGAACCATGTCCCTGGATTCAGGAGTGATCAAACATGTGGTCCAGGGAGCCGGGTTTGAAATCACCAACCTTCTGGACGAACCCACAGCCGCCAATGCCGTACTGAAAATTAAAGATGGGGCCATCGTGGATATCGGCGGAGGAACCACAGGAATTACCATCCTTAAAGATGGAAAAGTGATTTATGTGGCTGATGAACCCACCGGAGGCACCCATTTTTCCCTGGTGATAGCGGGAGCCTATAAAATAAGCTTTGACGAGGCGGAAAACTATAAGCAGAACCCTAAAAACCATCGGGAATTGACTCCTGTGGTAGGGCCGGTAATTGAAAAAGTGTCCTCCATCCTAAACCGCCACTTAAGGGACTATCAAGTCGAAACAATCTATCTGGTCGGCGGAACCTGCTGCCTGGCAGGAATTGAAACCAGCATCGCCAGACAGACAGGTATTCCCACCTATAAACCGCAGAACCCCATGTTTGTGACACCCTTAGGCATCGCTCTGAACTGTACGCAGGAAATCCTTTAG
- a CDS encoding cobalamin adenosyltransferase, translated as MRFITETELRDLYKAEPFTAYTLEPRTKLTPEARQFLVDRGIKLKEAQDSKSKSTGNGKSGREQEGESWSVLSLRRRMESMESLFLMVGANLLSGGSTVLAEEVFALGRCFSEVKRSTWEQTSPVNLQFQDWSEAEMKNCSTYLGKHFDITEFHVRAENGAAIASLNHLRSSLRELESAVLEAYWDKELNVCSREDLIEKINLIMNILCFMMWKCLGGQQCKT; from the coding sequence ATGAGGTTTATTACCGAGACGGAATTGCGCGATTTGTATAAAGCAGAGCCCTTTACGGCGTATACCTTGGAACCCCGGACAAAACTCACACCGGAAGCCCGCCAATTTCTTGTCGATAGGGGAATCAAGCTGAAGGAAGCCCAGGACAGCAAAAGCAAGAGCACCGGCAACGGCAAATCAGGAAGGGAACAGGAAGGGGAAAGCTGGAGCGTTCTGAGCTTAAGACGCAGGATGGAAAGCATGGAATCCCTGTTTTTGATGGTGGGAGCGAACCTTTTGAGCGGTGGCAGCACTGTTCTGGCCGAAGAAGTATTTGCCTTGGGAAGATGCTTCAGCGAGGTGAAACGATCGACATGGGAACAGACGTCGCCGGTTAACCTGCAATTTCAGGATTGGTCTGAAGCAGAGATGAAAAACTGTTCAACCTATCTGGGTAAACACTTTGATATCACCGAATTTCATGTGCGGGCGGAAAATGGAGCAGCTATTGCCTCGTTAAACCATTTGCGCTCTTCTCTCCGCGAGCTGGAATCTGCTGTTTTGGAAGCCTATTGGGATAAGGAGCTCAACGTTTGCTCACGGGAGGATCTCATTGAGAAAATCAATCTGATCATGAACATCCTCTGCTTCATGATGTGGAAGTGTCTGGGAGGGCAACAATGCAAAACGTAA
- a CDS encoding EutP/PduV family microcompartment system protein yields the protein MKKRIMIVGPTQAGKSSLANILNDTSRPLKKTQDVIYGKNTIDTPGSYIENPSMYKYLIATAQTASHVLLLIDSSRPVEVYPPSFAKTFTCPVSGVMMKVDLKPENIPLCIHQLQSIGVSEPYFRISSTDNTGVEELKEYLLSLSSLIRH from the coding sequence ATGAAAAAGCGCATCATGATCGTCGGACCCACTCAGGCCGGCAAATCCTCTTTGGCCAATATCCTCAATGATACCTCCAGACCCTTAAAGAAAACCCAGGATGTTATTTATGGGAAAAATACCATTGACACTCCCGGTTCATATATTGAAAACCCTTCTATGTATAAATACCTGATTGCTACAGCCCAAACGGCATCCCATGTGCTCCTGCTGATCGACTCATCCAGGCCTGTGGAGGTTTATCCGCCCAGCTTTGCCAAAACCTTTACCTGTCCGGTGAGTGGTGTGATGATGAAGGTTGACCTGAAACCGGAGAACATTCCCTTGTGTATCCATCAGCTGCAAAGCATCGGGGTTTCCGAACCTTATTTCCGGATCTCGTCAACAGACAACACAGGGGTGGAAGAGCTGAAGGAATATCTCTTAAGCCTATCAAGTTTAATAAGGCACTGA
- the eutS gene encoding ethanolamine utilization microcompartment protein EutS produces MSTTDDFDRKRIIQEYVPGKQVTLAHIIASPVQDLYERLGIEERGAIGILTLTPSETAIIAADIATKASNVEIGFLDRFTGSLVISGDVASVGAAMAAINDTLEKLLNFTPARITST; encoded by the coding sequence ATGAGCACTACCGACGACTTCGACAGAAAACGGATCATCCAGGAATACGTTCCCGGTAAGCAGGTCACTCTGGCTCATATCATCGCTTCACCGGTACAGGACTTATACGAACGTCTGGGAATTGAAGAACGCGGCGCGATTGGAATCCTAACCCTCACCCCCAGTGAGACGGCGATTATCGCTGCCGATATTGCCACAAAGGCCTCCAATGTGGAGATCGGATTTTTAGACCGCTTTACCGGTTCCCTAGTGATATCCGGAGATGTGGCAAGTGTGGGAGCCGCTATGGCCGCCATCAATGACACCCTGGAAAAACTGTTAAACTTTACTCCAGCCAGGATAACCAGCACATGA
- the cutD gene encoding choline TMA-lyase-activating enzyme, with protein MSTEICSILERQARIFNVQKYSLYDGPGIRTLIFFKGCPLRCRWCSNPEGLERKYQVMYMEDSCIHCGKCIPVCPVNIHSFANQDGKTAHTCYGPPKHTINRSIDCVGCRKCEAICPKKALSIAGTDLKISDVLEIIQQDALFYLSSGGGVTLGGGEVTAQPEFATNLLMECQRMGINTAIETCGYAKLDTLLMIAQFTDLFLYDLKHIDSDRHYELTGVRNERILDNLTELIHRGFNVKIRMPLIRGMNDSNDTIRRTMEFLQPFNRCKNFQGIDLLPYHKLGINKYKQLDMDYTITEDLSFKAEELDEIARLIGEYDLRAAVIRH; from the coding sequence ATGAGTACTGAAATTTGCAGCATTTTAGAACGGCAGGCGAGGATCTTCAATGTTCAGAAGTATTCTCTCTATGACGGACCGGGTATAAGAACCCTGATTTTCTTCAAAGGGTGCCCCCTGAGATGTCGATGGTGTTCCAACCCGGAGGGACTGGAACGAAAATACCAGGTCATGTATATGGAGGACTCATGTATTCACTGTGGCAAGTGTATTCCGGTTTGCCCCGTCAACATCCACTCTTTTGCCAATCAGGACGGCAAGACGGCACATACCTGCTATGGACCGCCCAAGCACACCATCAACCGGAGCATTGATTGTGTAGGCTGCCGCAAGTGTGAAGCAATCTGTCCGAAAAAAGCCCTCTCCATTGCCGGTACAGATCTGAAAATCTCTGATGTGCTGGAAATCATCCAACAAGACGCACTCTTCTACCTGAGCTCAGGTGGAGGAGTCACCCTTGGCGGCGGGGAAGTAACGGCCCAGCCCGAATTTGCCACCAATCTGCTCATGGAATGTCAACGGATGGGAATCAATACCGCCATTGAAACCTGTGGGTATGCCAAGCTGGATACTTTGCTCATGATCGCTCAGTTCACCGATTTGTTCTTGTATGATCTCAAGCACATCGACTCGGATCGGCACTACGAACTGACAGGGGTACGGAATGAACGCATTCTCGATAACCTGACCGAGCTGATCCACCGCGGATTCAATGTCAAAATCAGAATGCCTCTGATCAGAGGAATGAATGACAGCAACGACACCATCCGCCGCACCATGGAGTTCCTGCAACCGTTCAATCGCTGCAAAAATTTTCAGGGAATCGACCTGCTGCCCTATCATAAATTAGGGATTAACAAATATAAGCAGTTGGATATGGACTACACCATTACTGAGGATTTGAGCTTTAAGGCCGAGGAGTTGGATGAGATCGCCCGCCTTATTGGAGAGTATGACCTGCGGGCGGCGGTGATCAGGCATTAG